The Thermosynechococcus sp. genome has a segment encoding these proteins:
- a CDS encoding DUF2839 domain-containing protein, producing the protein MGEAKRRKETLGEAYGQQQGGWLKKEQLLLIQKWVTRGTWLGIGLLVVIWLTVRFIGPSFGWWELTVN; encoded by the coding sequence ATGGGTGAGGCAAAACGGCGCAAAGAAACCCTCGGTGAGGCCTACGGTCAACAACAGGGGGGCTGGCTAAAAAAGGAGCAACTGTTGCTGATTCAGAAATGGGTGACGCGAGGAACGTGGCTGGGGATTGGCCTACTAGTGGTGATTTGGTTAACAGTGCGTTTTATCGGCCCCAGTTTCGGCTGGTGGGAATTGACGGTGAATTAG
- a CDS encoding response regulator transcription factor has translation MEHILLLEDETELADPLGHILRQEGYHVDVAYDGETAQAYWQRQRPYHLLILDWMVPPPTGLELCQRWRQAGDETPVLFLTARDTVDDRVCGLDAGADDYLVKPFELRELLARVRALLRRRHTMGCTAPILCWQDLRLDVEGRLLYRGQQCICLSEKETALLALFLKHPTELLSHELIASQLWPDQPCVNRNLLAAQIRLLRRKIEHRDEPSLIQTVYGQGYRLRPVAAPES, from the coding sequence GTGGAGCACATTCTGCTACTAGAGGATGAAACGGAACTAGCCGACCCCTTAGGTCACATCCTACGTCAAGAGGGCTACCACGTTGACGTGGCCTATGATGGTGAAACGGCTCAAGCCTACTGGCAAAGGCAGCGCCCCTACCACCTATTGATTTTGGATTGGATGGTACCCCCGCCCACAGGGCTAGAACTCTGTCAACGATGGCGCCAAGCCGGTGATGAGACCCCCGTTCTCTTCCTCACTGCTCGGGATACCGTCGATGACCGAGTATGCGGTCTGGATGCCGGTGCCGATGACTATTTGGTGAAGCCCTTTGAACTACGGGAATTGCTGGCACGGGTACGGGCACTGCTGCGACGGCGGCATACGATGGGGTGTACAGCCCCCATTCTTTGCTGGCAGGATTTGCGTTTAGATGTTGAAGGTCGTTTGCTCTACCGGGGACAACAGTGCATCTGCCTGTCGGAAAAGGAAACGGCACTTTTGGCGCTCTTCCTCAAGCACCCGACGGAACTGCTCAGCCATGAATTGATTGCCAGTCAACTGTGGCCGGATCAGCCCTGTGTCAATCGCAACCTATTGGCAGCCCAGATCCGGCTCCTACGGCGCAAAATTGAGCATAGGGATGAACCCTCCCTGATTCAAACGGTCTATGGTCAAGGCTATCGGCTACGTCCGGTTGCTGCACCTGAAAGCTAA
- a CDS encoding O-antigen ligase family protein — translation MSQGESWQEKAARQEGILLGLLSAAGYALFTLLPDSHSLMVAWPWVLLWQAAVGVPLLWFLQVLAYQRRVQPLGNGFDGVVLLLLLALGISGTLSAFPNQARWYGWALLGGIAVLYPLGAWLRTPERRWQIVRFQGYLTALVIFVSLSLWLGTTITTAIFDTPQGLSPHLNGDSLELRNWAPFGHQNYVAGYLLLALPLVGLLAIEAEASEPWWRSRPFWIVVLLLGLVTLYTTFSRGGGLGLLAMVIPLGVGWIWHYRCQRRSGWGFLALVGLAMVALANDRLRRSLAALLQGGQGSELAYRWITSIVGWRMGAAQPLRGNGLGSVPLWYQHYRPGWAGREAEWIYQLHSTPVQVWAELGIGGTAALALGVGLLVYWGSRYRRWWPNLEEREQRLAIALYLALWGYGVLSLTDFQLDNVGIGGLFLIELTLLTTLIRSGQGQIPPERLRTRWALSLVAAGLGIIVAMVAWLTPIHRAWSSSSAGFLALLTRPPDWNQFSEKLFHAQELAPWEPYYPLQLGWNYGQRAMMTDNPTAQSNLLRTAILEFEKGIALSPHLEFGYSNLAWLYWRSGNFAAAIPTFVKAAQLVPAKRGNFLGLGLALIGADQPQLATQALTLEVLRHPIFITSPAWRVAPLAPFYQPVLKAVTERYRQLGQEIPSDRPAGDYVRQVSTLLRWWQGELPAATDPLAVWLRPLANPRETTLKAPTTLAVFLKAWAAPNNRRDLLASIWSGSPEQLEQLVRSMTGQPTPLDWLRSAAPAVAITYTRAGFGVNSRHIDGPQPTDFFIAIDNLPMVTLFAPLWPDNYFLPELDQALEGDRQRLIAALHQIKADTHASAEHKDIGSQ, via the coding sequence ATGAGCCAGGGGGAAAGCTGGCAGGAAAAAGCCGCTAGGCAAGAAGGGATATTGCTGGGGCTCCTCAGCGCAGCCGGCTATGCCCTTTTTACCCTTCTGCCGGACAGTCACAGCCTGATGGTAGCTTGGCCTTGGGTACTCCTGTGGCAAGCGGCAGTGGGGGTGCCTCTTCTTTGGTTTTTGCAGGTGTTGGCCTATCAACGGCGGGTGCAGCCCTTGGGGAATGGCTTTGATGGCGTGGTGCTGTTACTCCTGTTGGCATTGGGGATTTCTGGAACCTTGAGTGCCTTTCCCAATCAGGCTCGCTGGTATGGCTGGGCACTCTTGGGGGGAATCGCTGTCCTTTATCCGCTGGGGGCTTGGTTGCGCACTCCAGAGCGACGCTGGCAAATCGTCCGCTTTCAAGGCTATCTCACTGCCCTCGTGATCTTTGTCAGTTTAAGCCTTTGGCTGGGCACAACGATCACCACGGCAATTTTTGATACCCCCCAAGGATTATCCCCCCACCTCAATGGGGACAGTTTGGAACTCCGCAACTGGGCACCCTTTGGCCACCAAAACTATGTGGCGGGCTATCTGCTGCTAGCGTTGCCTTTGGTGGGACTTTTGGCCATTGAAGCAGAAGCCAGTGAACCGTGGTGGCGATCGCGCCCATTTTGGATTGTCGTGCTGCTTTTGGGTCTAGTCACCCTCTACACCACATTTTCACGGGGGGGCGGCCTCGGCTTGCTGGCAATGGTGATTCCCCTTGGGGTGGGTTGGATTTGGCACTATCGCTGCCAGCGCCGCTCTGGGTGGGGATTCTTGGCTTTGGTGGGCTTAGCAATGGTTGCTCTGGCCAACGATCGCCTCCGACGCAGCTTAGCGGCTCTTTTGCAGGGAGGACAAGGGAGCGAACTGGCCTACCGCTGGATTACCAGTATAGTTGGCTGGCGCATGGGAGCTGCCCAGCCTCTTAGGGGGAATGGCTTGGGCAGTGTGCCCCTCTGGTATCAGCACTATCGTCCGGGCTGGGCTGGCCGCGAAGCGGAGTGGATTTATCAGCTCCACAGTACTCCTGTGCAAGTGTGGGCAGAGCTGGGGATCGGTGGGACAGCCGCTTTGGCTTTAGGGGTAGGGCTCCTCGTCTATTGGGGCAGCCGCTACCGTCGCTGGTGGCCGAACTTAGAAGAGCGGGAACAACGGCTGGCGATCGCCCTCTACCTCGCCCTTTGGGGCTATGGGGTTCTCAGTCTCACCGATTTTCAGCTCGATAACGTCGGTATTGGTGGCCTCTTTCTGATTGAACTGACACTCCTAACCACCCTGATTCGCAGTGGTCAGGGTCAAATCCCTCCCGAACGGTTACGAACCCGCTGGGCACTCTCTCTGGTGGCTGCTGGTCTGGGGATCATCGTGGCAATGGTGGCTTGGCTCACCCCTATCCATCGCGCTTGGAGCAGCAGCAGCGCAGGCTTCCTAGCACTTTTGACGCGCCCCCCCGACTGGAATCAATTTAGCGAAAAGCTCTTCCATGCCCAGGAACTCGCCCCTTGGGAACCCTACTATCCGCTGCAACTGGGCTGGAACTATGGTCAACGAGCCATGATGACAGATAACCCGACGGCCCAGAGCAATCTCTTGCGTACTGCCATCCTGGAGTTTGAGAAAGGCATTGCCCTGTCTCCCCACCTCGAGTTTGGCTATAGTAATCTGGCATGGCTTTACTGGCGCAGTGGCAATTTTGCAGCAGCAATTCCTACCTTTGTGAAAGCGGCTCAATTGGTACCCGCTAAACGGGGGAATTTTCTGGGACTAGGCTTAGCCCTCATTGGTGCTGATCAACCCCAACTTGCCACCCAAGCCTTGACCCTTGAGGTGCTGCGCCATCCCATCTTCATCACCAGTCCAGCTTGGCGGGTGGCCCCTTTGGCACCCTTTTACCAGCCAGTTTTGAAGGCGGTCACGGAGCGCTATCGTCAGCTAGGGCAGGAAATTCCCAGCGATCGCCCCGCCGGAGACTATGTGCGTCAAGTGTCAACCCTACTGCGCTGGTGGCAAGGGGAATTGCCCGCGGCTACTGACCCCCTCGCTGTGTGGCTGCGCCCCTTGGCCAACCCCAGGGAGACGACACTAAAGGCTCCCACAACGCTGGCAGTCTTTCTCAAGGCGTGGGCTGCCCCCAACAACCGCCGTGACCTCCTGGCCTCCATTTGGTCGGGTAGCCCAGAGCAACTGGAACAACTCGTGCGCTCCATGACCGGTCAGCCAACCCCCCTTGATTGGCTGCGTTCTGCGGCACCTGCCGTTGCCATTACCTATACCCGCGCCGGTTTTGGCGTGAATAGCCGCCACATTGATGGCCCTCAACCCACAGACTTTTTCATTGCCATTGACAACTTGCCGATGGTAACTCTGTTTGCACCGCTGTGGCCAGACAACTACTTTTTGCCCGAACTGGATCAAGCGCTAGAGGGCGATCGCCAGCGTCTTATTGCTGCCCTGCACCAAATCAAGGCCGACACCCATGCATCAGCCGAGCACAAAGACATCGGGAGTCAGTAG
- a CDS encoding A24 family peptidase yields MLYSLRSSAGSNTPINALTFLTVASYCLVFGLGAAVGSFLNVVIYRVPRGRSLLYPPSRCPICLTTLKPWDNIPILGWLFLRGQCRYCHAPIAWRYPAIELLTALLYVLIVAVSGWQEQTLVLWLLSAWLLALALIDLETMTLPHPLTKWGLITGLVVRGLTTGLGGLTEGIIAAVIGIWLFDLIRWGGAIALNQEVMGGGDGKLAAMIGAWLGWQGLLVTFFLASALGGLMGGFGIALGWIQRRQPIPFGPFLAVAAIFSGLFGRQLIHLYLETFLRGVFVP; encoded by the coding sequence ATGCTTTATTCCCTACGATCATCTGCCGGAAGTAACACGCCTATCAATGCACTAACTTTTTTGACCGTTGCCAGCTACTGCCTTGTCTTTGGCCTTGGGGCAGCGGTGGGGAGCTTTCTCAATGTTGTGATCTACCGTGTGCCAAGGGGGCGATCGCTCCTCTATCCACCGTCTCGCTGCCCGATCTGTTTGACAACGCTCAAGCCCTGGGACAATATCCCGATTTTGGGCTGGCTATTCCTGCGGGGGCAATGTCGCTATTGCCATGCGCCGATTGCTTGGCGGTATCCTGCGATTGAGCTGTTGACGGCACTGCTTTATGTCCTGATTGTGGCTGTCAGTGGTTGGCAGGAGCAAACGCTGGTGCTGTGGCTGCTGAGTGCATGGCTGTTGGCCTTGGCCTTGATTGATCTTGAGACGATGACGCTGCCCCATCCCCTGACGAAGTGGGGGTTGATCACTGGGTTGGTGGTGAGAGGGTTAACAACGGGTCTAGGGGGCCTTACAGAGGGGATCATTGCCGCAGTGATTGGCATTTGGCTCTTTGATCTCATTCGCTGGGGGGGAGCGATCGCCCTGAATCAAGAGGTAATGGGCGGCGGAGACGGTAAACTAGCAGCGATGATCGGCGCTTGGCTGGGTTGGCAGGGGCTGCTTGTTACGTTTTTTTTGGCCTCTGCCCTCGGTGGCCTCATGGGGGGATTCGGTATTGCCCTGGGTTGGATTCAGCGCCGCCAGCCCATTCCCTTTGGCCCTTTTCTAGCAGTGGCGGCCATCTTTAGCGGTCTCTTTGGCCGCCAATTGATTCATCTTTACCTGGAAACCTTTTTACGCGGCGTGTTTGTTCCCTAA
- a CDS encoding LL-diaminopimelate aminotransferase: MAFVNANYLKLKAGYLFPEIARRVNQFLQAHPNAPLIRLGIGDVTEPLPAACRQAMIKAVEEMGDRATFKGYGPEQGYPWLREKIAAHDFQARGCDIDASEIFISDGSKCDTGNILDIFGSNNRIAVTDPVYPVYVDTNVMAGHTGEANERGEYAGLVYLPITAENHFTATLPSEPVDLIYLCFPNNPTGAVAAREHLQAWVDYARAHKAIIFFDAAYEAFITDPAIPHSIYEIPGARECAIEFRSFSKNAGFTGTRCAFTVVPKDLKGETSGGEVVQLWSLWLRRQSTKFNGVSYIVQRGAEAVYSEAGQAQVRELVTFYMENARLIREKLTQAGFEVYGGVNAPYVWLKTPAGMGSWDFFDKLLHTCFVVGTPGAGFGAAGEGYLRLSAFNSRENVVEAMDRVVAAFA, translated from the coding sequence ATGGCCTTTGTTAACGCAAACTACCTCAAACTCAAAGCAGGGTATCTCTTTCCAGAAATTGCCCGCCGTGTCAATCAATTTTTGCAAGCCCATCCCAATGCCCCCCTGATTCGCCTAGGGATTGGCGATGTCACCGAACCGCTGCCGGCGGCCTGTCGGCAGGCGATGATCAAAGCCGTCGAAGAAATGGGCGATCGCGCCACCTTCAAAGGCTATGGCCCTGAGCAGGGGTATCCCTGGCTGCGGGAAAAAATTGCTGCCCACGACTTCCAAGCGCGGGGCTGTGACATTGATGCCAGTGAAATTTTTATCTCTGATGGCTCCAAGTGCGACACCGGCAATATCCTGGACATTTTTGGCAGCAACAACCGCATTGCGGTTACAGACCCCGTCTATCCCGTCTATGTGGATACCAATGTCATGGCAGGGCATACGGGCGAAGCCAATGAACGGGGGGAGTACGCTGGACTGGTCTATTTGCCAATTACCGCTGAAAACCACTTCACTGCCACGCTACCCAGTGAACCTGTGGACCTCATCTACCTCTGCTTCCCCAACAACCCCACCGGAGCCGTGGCCGCGCGGGAGCATTTGCAGGCCTGGGTAGACTATGCCCGTGCCCACAAAGCAATCATCTTCTTCGATGCTGCCTACGAAGCCTTTATTACCGATCCGGCTATTCCCCACTCGATCTATGAAATCCCGGGTGCCCGCGAGTGCGCCATTGAATTCCGTTCCTTCTCCAAAAATGCCGGCTTTACGGGAACCCGCTGCGCTTTTACCGTTGTGCCCAAGGATCTCAAGGGAGAAACCAGCGGTGGTGAAGTGGTGCAGCTCTGGTCGCTTTGGCTACGGCGACAATCCACGAAGTTTAATGGCGTCTCCTACATTGTGCAGCGGGGCGCCGAAGCTGTCTATTCTGAAGCCGGCCAAGCCCAAGTACGGGAATTGGTGACCTTTTATATGGAAAATGCCCGTCTTATCCGCGAAAAACTGACCCAAGCAGGCTTTGAGGTCTATGGCGGCGTCAATGCCCCCTACGTTTGGCTGAAGACACCTGCCGGTATGGGTAGTTGGGACTTTTTCGATAAATTACTGCACACCTGCTTTGTAGTGGGTACCCCCGGTGCTGGCTTCGGGGCCGCGGGCGAGGGTTATCTGCGTCTTTCGGCCTTCAATAGCCGCGAGAACGTGGTTGAGGCCATGGACCGGGTCGTGGCAGCCTTTGCTTGA
- the alaS gene encoding alanine--tRNA ligase, translated as MTSSPSASAITALTGDQIRQKFLDFYAAKGHTILPSASLIPDDPTVLLTIAGMLPFKPIFLGQEAPKVPRATTAQKCLRTNDIENVGRTARHHTFFEMLGNFSFGDYFKAEAIAWAWELMTTVYGLPPERLWVSVFENDDEAYDIWHRHVGLPKERIQRMGEESNFWTAGPTGPCGPCSEIYYDFYPEKGLANVNLDDDGRFIELYNLVFMELNQDDQGRRTPLKAKNIDTGMGLERMAQVLQGVPNNYETDLIFPIIETAAQRAGIQYHKANTSTQTSLKVIGDHTRAVVHLIADGVTASNVGRGYVLRRLIRRIVRHSRLLGINGLVTPDLAQVAIDLAATVYPNVRERQAVILSELQREEEQFLKTLDRGEKLLAQMLSPLKKAKGKKRSQPQLAGRDAFVLFDTYGFPLELTQEIAAEQGIGVDVAEFEACMAEQRQRSQAAHETIDITVQEGIDSLADQLHPTQFRGYDEFSLTTTVTAVLVAGHPAPTATAGTAVQVILEETPFYAESGGQIGDRGYLASSDALVQIHDVQKQKELFVHYGKVERGSLKVGDRVTAQINLSCRRRVQAHHTATHLLQAALKKLIDENISQAGSLVAFDRLRFDFNCPRALTREELQQIEDQINAWISESHTTHTYIMALKEAKARGAIAMFGEKYGEQVRVLDIPGVSMELCGGTHVHNTAEIGLFKIVSESGVAAGIRRIEAIAGPAVRDYLQQRDSIVRELCDRFKAKPEEVLDRISQLQADLKAQQKALEHLKAELTLAKTQALLEQAEAVGNTHLLIASLAGVDPQGLKTAAEWLLNKLGSGTVVLATQPAADKVNLLVAASQDVVQRGVHAGQLIAELAQVCGGRGGGRPNFAQAGGSQPEKLAEALALAHSRLKGILES; from the coding sequence ATGACCTCCTCCCCCTCTGCGTCGGCGATCACTGCTCTCACCGGTGATCAAATTCGCCAGAAATTCCTCGATTTCTATGCCGCCAAAGGACACACCATCTTACCCAGTGCGTCCCTGATTCCTGACGATCCAACGGTGCTGCTGACGATCGCCGGCATGCTTCCCTTCAAGCCGATTTTCCTCGGTCAAGAAGCGCCGAAGGTGCCCCGCGCCACCACCGCTCAAAAATGTCTGCGCACCAATGACATTGAAAATGTGGGTCGCACCGCTCGCCACCACACGTTCTTTGAAATGCTAGGCAACTTTAGCTTTGGTGACTACTTCAAGGCAGAGGCCATTGCTTGGGCATGGGAGCTGATGACCACGGTTTATGGTTTACCCCCGGAACGGCTCTGGGTGAGCGTCTTTGAAAATGACGATGAGGCCTATGACATTTGGCATCGCCACGTGGGCTTACCCAAGGAGCGCATCCAGCGCATGGGCGAGGAGAGCAACTTTTGGACAGCGGGGCCGACGGGTCCCTGTGGCCCTTGTTCTGAGATTTACTACGACTTCTATCCAGAAAAGGGGCTAGCGAACGTTAATCTCGATGACGATGGCCGCTTCATCGAACTCTACAACTTAGTGTTCATGGAGTTGAACCAAGACGACCAAGGTCGCCGTACCCCCCTCAAAGCGAAAAACATTGATACCGGTATGGGCTTGGAGCGGATGGCGCAGGTGCTCCAAGGGGTACCCAACAACTACGAAACGGACTTAATTTTCCCAATTATTGAGACAGCGGCGCAGCGAGCCGGGATTCAGTACCACAAAGCCAATACCAGCACCCAAACTTCCCTCAAAGTCATTGGCGATCACACCCGTGCGGTGGTTCATCTCATTGCCGATGGTGTCACTGCCAGTAATGTGGGGCGTGGCTATGTCCTGCGGCGGTTGATTCGGCGGATTGTGCGCCATAGTCGGCTGTTGGGGATCAATGGGCTGGTAACCCCTGATCTGGCTCAAGTGGCGATTGATCTGGCTGCCACTGTCTATCCCAATGTCCGCGAGCGGCAGGCAGTCATTCTCAGCGAGCTCCAGCGGGAGGAGGAACAGTTTCTCAAAACCTTGGATCGGGGTGAGAAGCTCTTGGCGCAGATGCTGTCTCCCCTGAAGAAGGCTAAGGGCAAAAAACGCAGTCAACCGCAACTGGCAGGGCGGGATGCCTTTGTTCTTTTTGATACCTATGGCTTCCCATTGGAGTTGACCCAAGAGATTGCCGCAGAGCAAGGTATTGGTGTGGATGTGGCTGAGTTTGAAGCCTGTATGGCGGAGCAGCGACAACGTTCCCAAGCAGCCCACGAAACTATTGATATTACCGTTCAGGAGGGAATTGATTCCCTGGCGGATCAACTGCATCCTACGCAGTTTCGGGGCTATGACGAGTTTAGTTTGACGACGACAGTAACAGCGGTTTTGGTGGCGGGTCATCCGGCACCAACGGCAACGGCAGGAACGGCAGTGCAGGTGATCCTTGAGGAAACCCCTTTTTATGCCGAATCGGGGGGTCAAATTGGCGATCGCGGGTACTTGGCCAGCAGTGATGCCCTGGTGCAAATCCACGATGTGCAAAAGCAAAAGGAATTGTTTGTTCACTACGGCAAAGTGGAGCGCGGCAGCCTAAAGGTGGGCGATCGCGTGACTGCACAAATTAATCTCAGTTGTCGGCGGCGGGTACAGGCGCACCACACAGCAACGCACCTCTTGCAGGCGGCCTTGAAAAAGCTGATTGACGAGAACATTTCCCAAGCAGGGTCACTGGTGGCCTTTGATCGGCTGCGCTTTGACTTTAATTGTCCCCGTGCCCTGACCCGGGAGGAACTGCAACAGATTGAAGATCAAATTAACGCCTGGATCAGTGAAAGCCACACCACCCACACTTATATCATGGCCCTCAAGGAAGCCAAGGCCAGGGGGGCGATCGCCATGTTTGGCGAAAAATATGGTGAGCAGGTGCGAGTTCTCGATATTCCCGGTGTCTCTATGGAACTCTGTGGTGGCACCCATGTCCACAACACCGCTGAAATTGGCCTCTTTAAGATTGTGAGTGAAAGTGGGGTGGCCGCTGGAATTCGTCGCATTGAAGCCATTGCTGGCCCGGCGGTGCGTGACTATTTGCAACAGCGCGATAGCATTGTCCGCGAGCTGTGCGATCGCTTCAAAGCTAAACCGGAAGAGGTTCTCGATCGCATTAGCCAACTACAAGCAGATCTCAAAGCCCAGCAAAAGGCACTGGAACATCTCAAAGCGGAACTGACCCTCGCTAAGACCCAAGCCCTCTTGGAGCAGGCTGAAGCCGTCGGCAATACCCACCTTCTCATTGCCTCGCTGGCGGGCGTGGATCCCCAAGGGCTAAAAACCGCCGCCGAGTGGCTCCTAAATAAATTGGGTAGTGGAACTGTGGTGTTGGCCACTCAACCTGCTGCTGACAAAGTGAACCTCTTAGTAGCTGCCAGTCAGGATGTTGTGCAGCGGGGTGTGCATGCCGGTCAACTAATCGCAGAACTTGCCCAAGTCTGTGGCGGGCGCGGTGGGGGGCGTCCCAACTTTGCCCAAGCGGGGGGATCTCAACCGGAAAAATTGGCCGAGGCGCTGGCATTGGCGCACTCTCGCCTGAAAGGGATTCTCGAATCCTGA
- the leuS gene encoding leucine--tRNA ligase: protein MDDRYDPQVIEAKWQQEWAARQLDRTDTDPQKPKFYALSMFPYPSGNLHMGHVRNYTITDVIARCRRMQGYRVLHPMGWDAFGLPAENAAIERGIHPRLWTHQNIGQMRQELQRLGLSYDWEREVTTCNPDYYRWTQWLFLEFFEAGLAYQKEAAVNWDPVDQTVLANEQVDSEGRSWRSGALVERRLLKQWFLKITAYAEELLNDLAQLTGWPERVKLMQANWIGQSTGAYLEFPIVGSDEKIGVFTTRPDTVYGVTYVVLAPEHPLTLKVTTSRRRKTVEAFIASVQQESELERTAGDRPKRGVATGGKALNPFTGEAIPIWIADYVLYEYGTGAVMGVPAHDERDFQFAKAHKLPIRQVIIPPDGKASARPKAAYTEPGRLINSGQFDGMDSTAAKVAITEYAAAQGWGRAQVQYRLRDWLISRQRYWGVPIPIIHCPQCGPVPVPRSELPVLLPEDVEFTGRGPSPLAKLAAWRDVPCPQCGGPAQRETDTMDTFIDSSWYYFRYADARNSAAPFDPAAIRDWLPVDQYVGGIEHAILHLLYSRFFTKVLRDRQLVHVSEPFQRLLTQGMVQGRTYKNPRTGKYIIPSRIADLNQPTDPDTGEALEVVYEKMSKSKYNGVAPGDVIQQYGADTARMFILFKAPPEKDLEWDDADVEGQFRFLNRVWRLVQTFKAKGGRLGQPLPTTLTKAEKDLRRAIHTAIKEISEDIEGDYQLNTAVAELMKLSNALSSADCYTSGVYSEGIQTLLTLLAPFAPHISEELWHQLGGTDSIHRQPWPKADPTALVADEITLVIQVMGKTRGAIQVPAAASQAELEEAAKHSEIGQRYLAGKTIKKVIVVPGKLVNFVLES, encoded by the coding sequence GTGGACGATCGCTACGACCCCCAAGTGATTGAGGCCAAGTGGCAACAGGAATGGGCTGCACGCCAACTGGATCGCACCGACACCGATCCGCAAAAGCCCAAATTCTATGCCCTCTCCATGTTTCCCTACCCCTCAGGGAATCTGCACATGGGGCACGTCCGCAACTATACGATTACCGATGTCATTGCCCGCTGTCGGCGGATGCAGGGTTACCGCGTTCTCCACCCCATGGGCTGGGATGCCTTTGGCCTGCCGGCGGAAAATGCCGCCATTGAACGGGGCATTCATCCCCGCCTTTGGACACACCAGAATATTGGCCAAATGCGCCAAGAACTGCAACGCCTTGGCCTCTCCTACGATTGGGAACGGGAGGTGACCACCTGTAACCCCGACTACTACCGCTGGACACAATGGCTGTTTTTGGAATTTTTTGAGGCGGGCTTGGCCTACCAGAAAGAGGCAGCGGTGAACTGGGATCCCGTGGATCAAACGGTTTTGGCCAATGAGCAGGTGGACAGCGAGGGACGGTCCTGGCGATCGGGGGCCTTGGTGGAACGGCGACTGCTTAAGCAATGGTTCCTGAAAATTACCGCCTATGCCGAGGAACTGCTGAATGACTTGGCACAACTGACCGGCTGGCCAGAGCGGGTGAAATTAATGCAGGCCAACTGGATCGGTCAGTCCACCGGTGCCTATTTGGAATTCCCAATTGTGGGCAGCGATGAGAAAATTGGTGTTTTTACCACCCGTCCCGATACCGTCTACGGCGTAACATACGTGGTGCTGGCGCCAGAACATCCCCTCACACTGAAAGTGACCACGAGCCGCCGCCGCAAAACTGTCGAAGCCTTTATTGCCAGTGTGCAACAGGAAAGTGAACTGGAACGTACAGCCGGCGATCGCCCCAAACGGGGTGTGGCCACCGGCGGCAAAGCCCTAAATCCCTTTACCGGCGAAGCAATCCCCATTTGGATTGCCGATTATGTCCTCTACGAATACGGTACCGGTGCCGTGATGGGTGTACCTGCCCACGATGAGCGGGACTTTCAGTTTGCCAAAGCCCACAAGCTCCCCATTCGCCAGGTGATTATCCCCCCAGACGGCAAAGCCAGTGCCCGCCCCAAGGCCGCCTATACAGAGCCGGGGAGATTGATCAACAGTGGTCAATTTGATGGCATGGACTCCACCGCCGCTAAAGTAGCGATTACCGAATACGCAGCGGCTCAAGGCTGGGGACGGGCGCAAGTGCAGTATCGGCTGCGGGATTGGCTCATTTCCCGCCAACGCTATTGGGGCGTCCCCATTCCCATCATCCACTGTCCGCAGTGTGGGCCAGTGCCGGTGCCGCGCTCCGAATTACCGGTGCTCCTCCCTGAAGACGTGGAGTTTACCGGTCGCGGGCCTTCTCCCTTGGCGAAGCTTGCTGCATGGCGCGATGTCCCCTGCCCGCAGTGTGGTGGGCCGGCTCAGCGGGAAACGGATACCATGGACACGTTCATTGACTCCTCTTGGTACTACTTCCGCTACGCTGATGCTCGCAACAGTGCAGCCCCCTTTGACCCCGCAGCCATCAGGGACTGGTTACCGGTGGATCAGTACGTGGGGGGAATTGAGCACGCCATTCTACATTTGCTCTACTCGCGCTTTTTTACCAAAGTCTTGCGCGATCGCCAGCTCGTGCATGTGAGTGAACCCTTTCAGCGACTGCTTACCCAAGGCATGGTTCAAGGGCGCACCTACAAAAATCCGCGCACTGGTAAATACATCATTCCCAGCCGCATCGCCGATCTCAACCAACCCACCGACCCCGACACCGGGGAAGCCCTAGAGGTGGTCTACGAGAAAATGTCCAAGTCGAAGTACAACGGCGTTGCTCCTGGCGATGTCATCCAACAGTACGGCGCCGACACAGCGCGGATGTTTATCCTCTTCAAAGCGCCCCCCGAAAAAGACCTGGAATGGGACGATGCTGATGTTGAAGGGCAGTTTCGCTTTCTCAACCGCGTCTGGCGACTCGTACAAACCTTCAAAGCCAAGGGGGGTCGGCTGGGGCAACCCCTGCCCACAACCCTAACCAAAGCCGAAAAAGATCTGCGCCGTGCCATTCACACAGCCATTAAAGAAATCAGTGAGGACATTGAAGGTGACTATCAACTGAATACGGCTGTTGCTGAACTCATGAAACTCAGTAATGCCCTCAGCAGTGCCGACTGCTACACCTCTGGGGTCTATAGCGAAGGCATCCAAACCCTACTCACCCTCCTTGCTCCCTTTGCCCCCCACATCAGCGAAGAACTTTGGCACCAACTGGGGGGCACTGATTCAATTCACCGCCAGCCTTGGCCAAAAGCAGACCCCACTGCCCTCGTTGCCGATGAAATTACCCTTGTCATTCAGGTCATGGGTAAAACCCGTGGCGCGATCCAAGTGCCAGCCGCTGCCAGCCAAGCCGAACTTGAGGAAGCTGCCAAGCACTCAGAGATTGGCCAACGCTATCTCGCGGGTAAAACCATTAAAAAAGTCATTGTTGTGCCGGGCAAGTTGGTGAACTTCGTCCTAGAGTCCTAA